One genomic segment of Dysosmobacter sp. Marseille-Q4140 includes these proteins:
- a CDS encoding MBL fold metallo-hydrolase, with translation MSHCTVTLSANAGGALALGPARIWYDAMHRQQVPGFSTISPALMAALEQTRAFYDPDLILCSHCHPDHCSIPLLKEAQRLWPRAKLVLPEPHLPDQILLEGESRMSLAGLELRFAPLPHEGAQYAHVANYGCILRSGDFRVLLAGDCAVASPALVKFVGGEPIDLAILNFPWLTLPRGRAVIESIRPRHLLIWHLPFQEDDRWGYRLAARRALGKLITIPDARLLLEPLQEETFD, from the coding sequence ATGTCTCATTGTACCGTCACGCTCAGCGCCAACGCCGGCGGCGCGCTGGCACTGGGGCCCGCCCGCATCTGGTACGACGCCATGCACCGCCAGCAGGTTCCCGGATTTTCCACCATTTCTCCCGCTCTGATGGCGGCTCTTGAGCAGACCCGGGCCTTCTATGACCCGGACCTGATCCTGTGCAGCCACTGCCACCCCGACCACTGCTCCATCCCCTTGCTGAAGGAGGCCCAGCGGCTGTGGCCCCGGGCGAAACTGGTACTGCCCGAGCCCCATTTACCCGATCAGATCCTGCTGGAGGGCGAAAGCCGCATGAGCCTTGCAGGTCTGGAGCTGCGCTTCGCCCCCCTGCCCCACGAGGGCGCCCAGTACGCCCATGTCGCCAACTACGGCTGTATTCTCCGGAGTGGGGATTTCCGGGTGCTGCTGGCGGGCGACTGCGCCGTAGCCAGCCCCGCACTGGTGAAATTCGTAGGCGGCGAGCCCATCGATCTGGCAATCCTGAATTTTCCCTGGCTGACCCTGCCCCGGGGCAGAGCTGTTATCGAGAGCATCCGGCCCCGCCATCTGCTGATCTGGCATCTGCCCTTTCAGGAGGATGACCGCTGGGGCTATCGTCTGGCCGCCCGGCGGGCTCTGGGCAAGCTCATCACCATTCCCGATGCGCGGCTGCTGCTGGAGCCCCTGCAGGAGGAAACGTTTGACTAA
- a CDS encoding GntR family transcriptional regulator has product MKPTGSMLDYALNEIRARIQSGEYPPGTKLTTQEISDSLGISRTPVISAINRLVSLGLVEAIPRRGMVVAKMSPEQVQDVLEVRKMMELYAISGALRTVAAQPEALAELRRMLDGFHGAYEKGDAEAENVEFRFHSKYIELAGNKQLLELYKANWSVAAIFYFFFRTNQPDRHREMTLQHHVQMVDALATGDELLLSSAIQTHVNSCYDLLDLYRAFNSK; this is encoded by the coding sequence GTGAAGCCAACCGGATCGATGCTGGATTATGCCCTCAATGAGATCCGCGCCCGTATCCAGAGCGGGGAGTACCCCCCTGGCACAAAGCTCACCACCCAGGAGATCTCAGACTCTCTCGGCATCAGCCGCACGCCAGTGATCTCCGCCATTAACCGCCTCGTATCGCTTGGGCTGGTAGAGGCCATTCCCCGCCGGGGCATGGTGGTGGCAAAAATGTCTCCCGAGCAGGTGCAGGATGTGTTGGAAGTCCGCAAAATGATGGAGCTCTATGCCATATCCGGTGCGCTGCGAACAGTGGCCGCCCAGCCGGAGGCCCTGGCGGAACTGCGCAGGATGCTGGATGGATTTCACGGCGCCTACGAAAAGGGGGATGCCGAAGCGGAAAATGTGGAGTTTCGTTTCCACTCCAAGTATATTGAACTGGCAGGGAACAAGCAGCTGCTGGAGCTGTACAAGGCCAACTGGTCTGTGGCCGCCATCTTCTATTTCTTTTTCCGTACCAATCAGCCGGACCGCCATCGGGAGATGACGCTTCAGCACCACGTGCAGATGGTGGACGCTCTGGCTACCGGAGACGAGCTGCTGCTCTCCTCCGCCATTCAGACCCATGTCAACAGCTGCTACGATCTGCTGGACCTCTACCGGGCCTTTAACTCCAAATGA
- a CDS encoding lipoate--protein ligase: MRSQTHYLETGSRDPAYNLALEETVLRRRIQGDYLLLWQNDNTIVIGQNQNAEAEINRAFVETHGIRVVRRTTGGGAVYHDLGNLNYSFITDAGDAERLTMERFTRPVVEALRGLGLQAEASGRNDILVEGRKVSGTAQRLLGKRILHHGTLLFDANPEMVAGALNVDPTKFQSKSSKSVRSRIGNIRTFLKEDMDLPAFWAYLKEALAGDGLTPDSLTAEELAEVEELRREKYDTWEWTFGRSPRYSMTNCRRWDGGSLEPHLEVEKGLISGIVFYGDFLALRSLEPVTGALLGCPFRREAVTAVLDRFPLSQYFGAITREEILDTLFHPAGEDE; encoded by the coding sequence ATGCGATCTCAAACCCATTACCTGGAGACCGGCTCCCGGGATCCCGCCTACAACCTGGCTCTGGAGGAGACAGTGCTGCGCCGCCGTATTCAGGGCGACTATCTGCTGCTGTGGCAGAACGACAATACCATTGTTATCGGCCAGAATCAGAACGCTGAGGCGGAGATCAACCGGGCCTTTGTGGAGACTCACGGCATCCGCGTGGTACGGCGGACTACCGGCGGCGGTGCCGTGTATCACGACCTGGGAAATCTGAATTACTCCTTTATTACCGACGCCGGCGATGCCGAGCGGCTGACCATGGAGCGCTTTACCCGTCCGGTGGTGGAGGCGCTGCGGGGGCTGGGCCTCCAGGCGGAGGCCTCCGGCCGCAACGACATCCTCGTGGAGGGCCGCAAGGTCTCCGGTACGGCCCAGCGCCTGCTGGGAAAGCGCATCCTGCATCACGGTACGCTGCTCTTTGACGCAAACCCGGAAATGGTGGCCGGTGCGCTGAACGTGGATCCCACCAAGTTCCAGTCCAAGAGCTCCAAGTCCGTACGCAGCCGTATCGGCAACATCCGTACCTTTTTGAAAGAGGACATGGATCTGCCGGCCTTCTGGGCCTATCTGAAGGAGGCGCTGGCGGGCGACGGATTGACGCCGGACAGTCTCACGGCGGAAGAACTGGCTGAAGTGGAGGAGCTGCGCCGGGAGAAGTATGACACCTGGGAATGGACGTTCGGCCGGTCTCCGCGATACAGTATGACCAACTGCCGCCGCTGGGACGGCGGATCTCTGGAGCCCCATCTGGAAGTGGAGAAGGGGCTTATCAGCGGTATCGTGTTTTACGGAGATTTTTTGGCGCTGCGTTCTCTGGAGCCGGTGACGGGGGCGCTGCTGGGGTGTCCCTTCCGCCGGGAGGCGGTGACCGCGGTCCTGGATCGATTTCCGCTGTCCCAGTATTTCGGAGCCATTACCCGGGAGGAGATTCTGGATACGCTGTTCCACCCGGCTGGTGAGGACGAATGA
- a CDS encoding peptide ABC transporter substrate-binding protein produces the protein MKKQTRWACVLLAAALCLSLLAGCSGGEEGMDLSVCVGAAPESLDPIYAVSAADQTILTHLYENLMQASVDENGALTAVSGMAKSAESETDVDGNVTWTFRLRSAKWSDGKKVTADDFVYAWQRLADPERNSPYASLLSIVAGYEEARASGDMSLLRVSAENDSTLVVVLNGNYEWFLTQVCTATATMPLRRDLMERWEPEKTGEDQEQSAEETESTAETEEALWWSDVSALVTNGPYQVSGYTRNESLTAAAYEDYYGRLKGPETLTFRFADTAEEAWALYEAGTVDFVGELPQEQLELRAADQTKSLTAELSTYAVVLNCARDLFDEAEVRRALTLVLDRNALAQAAGTDARAAEGLVPPDVPDSDGTAFRTDSALLDNDPNHYADACAQAAELLSQAGYDGGRGLGDLEYLYVDDGAGAAAVAQALCQMWNQKLDLRVTARAVTEEELSQALAEGTFTLAGVELRAVANDPECFLMPWVSKSGENIANYANSAYDTLLSIIASAQDSTARSGCLHDAEALLLEEGVVAPLYTTVTGWQLRDTLTGLWRDGRGWFRFASVVVRSV, from the coding sequence ATGAAGAAACAAACGCGATGGGCGTGTGTGCTGCTGGCGGCGGCGCTGTGCCTGAGCCTGCTGGCCGGATGCAGCGGCGGGGAGGAGGGCATGGATCTGTCCGTGTGTGTCGGTGCGGCGCCGGAGAGCCTGGACCCCATCTATGCAGTCAGCGCCGCGGACCAAACGATCCTGACCCACCTGTATGAGAACCTGATGCAGGCGTCCGTGGATGAAAACGGCGCCCTGACGGCGGTCAGCGGCATGGCGAAGAGCGCCGAGTCGGAGACTGACGTGGATGGCAACGTTACCTGGACCTTCCGCCTGCGCAGCGCAAAATGGTCTGACGGGAAGAAGGTCACGGCCGACGATTTCGTTTACGCCTGGCAGCGCCTGGCGGACCCGGAGCGGAATTCCCCCTATGCTTCGCTGCTGTCCATTGTGGCGGGCTATGAGGAAGCTCGGGCCAGCGGAGATATGAGCCTGCTGCGGGTGAGTGCTGAGAACGACTCCACTCTTGTGGTGGTACTGAACGGCAATTACGAGTGGTTCCTGACGCAGGTGTGCACGGCGACCGCTACCATGCCGCTGCGGCGGGATCTGATGGAGCGGTGGGAGCCGGAGAAGACCGGGGAGGATCAGGAGCAGTCTGCGGAAGAGACTGAGAGCACGGCGGAGACGGAAGAGGCGCTTTGGTGGAGTGACGTGTCCGCCCTGGTGACCAACGGCCCTTACCAAGTCAGCGGCTATACCCGGAACGAGAGCCTGACGGCCGCGGCCTATGAGGACTATTACGGCCGGCTCAAGGGCCCGGAGACGCTGACGTTCCGCTTTGCGGACACTGCGGAGGAGGCCTGGGCCCTGTATGAGGCGGGAACCGTGGACTTTGTGGGCGAACTGCCCCAGGAGCAGCTGGAGCTTCGGGCGGCGGACCAGACAAAGTCGCTGACAGCGGAGCTGAGCACCTATGCGGTGGTGCTCAACTGCGCCCGGGATCTCTTCGATGAGGCGGAGGTGCGCCGGGCGCTGACACTGGTCCTGGACCGGAATGCCCTGGCCCAGGCGGCGGGCACGGACGCCCGGGCGGCGGAGGGCCTGGTGCCTCCGGATGTGCCGGATAGTGACGGCACGGCCTTCCGGACGGACAGCGCTCTGCTGGACAACGACCCCAATCACTACGCCGACGCCTGCGCCCAGGCGGCGGAGCTGCTGTCCCAGGCCGGTTACGACGGCGGCCGGGGACTGGGGGATCTGGAATACCTGTATGTGGACGACGGTGCCGGCGCCGCGGCTGTGGCCCAGGCCCTGTGCCAGATGTGGAACCAGAAGCTGGACCTGCGGGTGACGGCCCGGGCCGTCACAGAGGAGGAGTTGTCCCAGGCTCTTGCGGAGGGCACGTTCACCCTGGCCGGAGTGGAACTGCGGGCGGTGGCCAACGATCCGGAATGCTTTTTGATGCCATGGGTCTCCAAAAGCGGGGAGAATATTGCAAATTATGCCAACAGCGCCTATGATACGCTGCTGTCCATCATCGCCAGCGCTCAGGACAGTACCGCCCGCAGCGGCTGCCTCCATGATGCGGAGGCCCTGCTGCTGGAGGAGGGCGTGGTGGCGCCTCTGTACACCACTGTTACCGGCTGGCAGCTGCGGGATACCCTGACAGGCCTGTGGCGGGACGGCCGCGGCTGGTTCCGCTTTGCCAGTGTCGTGGTCAGGAGCGTGTGA
- a CDS encoding DEAD/DEAH box helicase — protein sequence MEYTQGVRFDTLSLSPEIMRAIEKRGIEVSTPVQAGCIPPMMDWQDVIAKAPTGTGKTFAYGIPIVEHVDPEDESVQAVILAPTRELAIQITDELRDLAEFKPGVRTVCLYGGQPIGRQIDTLKKRPQIVVATPGRLSDHMKRRTVRVDTAKTVVLDEADRMLDMGFIHDVTRLLDKMNKRKNLGLFSATISREVMDIAWVYQRDAAEITVREDEQNKPDIKQFRMEVPQNEKADAIARILEETGFDRCMAFCNTKGSTERIAKFLQMLGVDAECIHGDIPQKRREQVMDQFRQGKLRVFVSTDVAARGIDVDDVDIVFNCDVPDENQDYVHRIGRTGRAKRQGVAVTFISDYPAKMRIDDIAQKTRNEIVPVKFGEDGKLTVVE from the coding sequence ATGGAATATACACAGGGCGTCCGGTTTGATACGCTTTCCCTGTCTCCGGAGATCATGCGGGCCATTGAAAAGCGGGGGATCGAGGTGTCCACGCCGGTCCAGGCGGGCTGCATCCCGCCCATGATGGACTGGCAGGATGTGATTGCCAAGGCGCCTACCGGCACCGGCAAGACCTTTGCCTACGGCATTCCCATCGTGGAGCACGTAGACCCGGAGGACGAGAGTGTCCAGGCGGTGATTTTGGCGCCCACCCGGGAGCTTGCCATCCAGATCACTGACGAACTGCGGGACCTGGCGGAGTTCAAGCCCGGCGTCCGTACCGTCTGCCTTTACGGCGGCCAGCCCATCGGCAGGCAGATCGACACGCTGAAAAAGCGCCCCCAGATCGTGGTGGCCACGCCGGGACGGCTCAGCGACCACATGAAGCGCCGCACCGTCCGGGTGGACACGGCAAAGACCGTGGTGCTGGACGAGGCGGACCGGATGCTGGACATGGGCTTCATCCACGACGTGACCCGCCTGCTGGACAAGATGAACAAGCGCAAAAACCTGGGCCTCTTCTCCGCCACCATCTCCCGGGAGGTCATGGACATCGCCTGGGTCTACCAGCGCGACGCGGCGGAGATCACCGTCCGGGAGGACGAGCAGAACAAGCCGGACATCAAGCAGTTCCGCATGGAGGTGCCCCAGAACGAGAAGGCCGACGCCATTGCCCGCATCCTGGAGGAGACCGGCTTCGACCGGTGCATGGCCTTCTGCAACACCAAGGGCTCCACGGAGCGGATCGCAAAGTTCCTGCAGATGCTGGGCGTGGACGCCGAGTGCATCCACGGCGATATCCCCCAGAAGCGCCGGGAGCAGGTCATGGACCAGTTCCGCCAGGGCAAGCTGCGGGTGTTCGTCTCCACCGACGTGGCGGCCCGGGGCATCGACGTGGACGACGTGGACATCGTGTTCAACTGCGACGTGCCCGACGAGAACCAAGACTACGTCCACCGGATCGGCCGCACCGGCCGGGCCAAGCGCCAGGGCGTGGCGGTGACCTTCATCTCCGACTACCCCGCCAAAATGCGCATCGACGACATCGCCCAAAAGACCCGGAACGAGATCGTCCCGGTGAAATTCGGCGAGGACGGCAAGCTGACCGTGGTAGAATAA
- a CDS encoding SdpI family protein yields the protein MSKQKKKAALSREDEMTGAKLFGKHASVEKRRALLAVTLAACAMPMLLGGRFWSEIPRVVETGLIGPGGQDDSLPRWMVAFGMPAFMCLMDAITHMQLHLNQKRMTIPAAPVRLLGRWGFPVLSVIFCSWLIFHSAGQKMLQLSFVTPCALGLLLLLLGSHMFDCPLDSRLALRFSGLEENPLQWKAVHRFAGWIWMLAGLALIAWTMAVGSLSLVMPAVVLAAFAAPWIFARSRSGKMD from the coding sequence ATGAGCAAACAGAAAAAGAAAGCGGCCCTGAGCCGGGAAGACGAGATGACAGGGGCCAAGCTCTTCGGCAAGCATGCCTCAGTGGAAAAGCGGCGGGCGCTGCTGGCCGTGACACTGGCGGCCTGTGCGATGCCCATGCTGCTGGGGGGGCGCTTTTGGAGTGAGATTCCCAGAGTTGTGGAGACTGGGCTGATCGGTCCTGGGGGGCAGGACGACTCTCTGCCGCGGTGGATGGTGGCGTTTGGGATGCCGGCCTTTATGTGCCTGATGGACGCGATTACCCACATGCAGCTTCATCTGAACCAAAAGCGTATGACCATTCCGGCTGCGCCGGTGCGCCTGCTGGGGCGGTGGGGATTTCCCGTTTTGTCCGTCATTTTCTGCAGCTGGCTGATTTTCCATTCTGCCGGACAGAAAATGCTGCAGCTGTCTTTTGTCACTCCCTGCGCGCTGGGCCTGCTGTTGCTGCTGCTGGGATCCCATATGTTTGACTGTCCCCTGGACAGCCGCCTGGCGCTGCGGTTTTCCGGCCTGGAGGAAAACCCCCTCCAGTGGAAGGCGGTTCACCGCTTTGCCGGATGGATATGGATGCTGGCGGGTTTGGCGTTGATCGCCTGGACAATGGCCGTGGGAAGTCTCTCGCTGGTTATGCCGGCCGTGGTGCTGGCGGCCTTTGCGGCGCCCTGGATCTTTGCCCGCAGCCGCAGCGGAAAGATGGATTGA
- a CDS encoding helix-turn-helix transcriptional regulator — MDYVRILRDLREDADKTQTQIAQVLGTSQTMYARYERGANELPIHHLITLSKYYGVSTDYLLGLSKER; from the coding sequence ATGGACTACGTGCGGATCCTCCGGGATCTGCGTGAGGATGCCGACAAAACGCAAACACAAATCGCCCAGGTGCTGGGGACGTCGCAGACCATGTACGCCCGCTATGAGCGCGGCGCAAATGAGCTGCCCATCCACCACTTGATCACGCTGAGCAAATACTACGGGGTCAGCACAGACTATCTGTTGGGGCTGTCAAAAGAACGGTAA
- a CDS encoding sigma-70 family RNA polymerase sigma factor, producing MTDAEFRLAVERYGDMLFRLAYSCTRSRADAEDVMQETLLKLYTAQKAFKSPDHEKNWLVRVAVNECRHLLRTPWRRRTGPLEEAADTPVWDTPAQSELFRQVMALPPKYRAAIYLYYYEGYAVREIAALLGAKISTVQTWLLRARGQLKLRLKEAESQ from the coding sequence TTGACGGACGCGGAATTCCGCCTGGCGGTGGAACGATATGGGGATATGCTGTTTCGGCTGGCATACAGCTGCACCCGCAGCCGGGCGGATGCGGAGGACGTGATGCAGGAGACACTGCTGAAGCTCTACACAGCCCAAAAAGCATTTAAATCACCGGATCACGAGAAAAACTGGCTGGTCCGGGTGGCGGTGAACGAGTGCCGGCACCTGCTGCGGACACCCTGGCGGCGCCGGACCGGGCCTCTGGAGGAGGCGGCGGATACGCCGGTGTGGGACACACCGGCCCAAAGCGAGCTGTTTCGCCAGGTGATGGCCCTGCCGCCTAAGTACCGGGCGGCCATTTACCTCTATTACTATGAGGGCTACGCCGTCCGTGAGATCGCCGCCCTGCTGGGAGCGAAAATTTCCACCGTCCAGACCTGGCTCCTGCGGGCCAGAGGGCAGCTGAAACTGAGATTGAAGGAGGCTGAAAGCCAGTGA
- a CDS encoding glycogen/starch/alpha-glucan phosphorylase, with protein MKKFTTKSLEEELSAKLMLHFGKTAEEALPGEMMRACALTLRDVMALREVETRRKTRKEQKKQVHYLSLEFLMGRSLMKNAYNLGILPQLRQALENMGFKAADIFEIEPDAALGNGGLGRLAACYLDSMTTLEIPATGYSICYELGIFKQKIVEGQQVELPDNWKDLGAAWLLPKPAEAQEVRFGGKVREFWDNGHLHIIHEDATVVQAVPCDMEIAGYGTEHVNVLRLWDARSTKPVDMSLFSRGEYLKAAEEEAMAETIAKVLYPEDNHLEGKSLRLKQQYFFVSATMQSIVAKHLETCGTLHNFHEKNVIQINDTHPALVIPELMRLFIDDAGMDWDEAWRITTQSVAYTNHTVLAEALERWPQNLFEHFLPRIWQITLEISRRWQEKVEDFYHDPRKTEKMAIVWGGEVRMANLCIAGGMAVNGVSGLHSEILRKDVFRDACGMEPWKFRNVTNGIDHRRWLSEINPRLDSLIKELTGGDEYLLHPQALKKLDAFADDRTVLDRLAEIKLANKRDFAAHAKKTRGVILNPDAIFDVQVKRLHEYKRQLLNVLHIIALYQRLQDDPNAITQPHTFLFGAKAAPGYAVAKRIIHLINSLADQIDHDPICKDKLQVVFLENYRVSLAEQLMPASEVSQQISTAGKEASGTGNMKFMMNGALTIGTLDGANVEMHQLLGDENMFLFGLHSDEVEQMKREGYVPQRIYNRSPVLSRCLDALRNGFRDGVRYDDLYQRLLFGAGGSPADEYLLLADFDSYYQASDRVVRTYADPVQWNRMSLHNIARSGVFAADRAVAEYADNIWRVPHRK; from the coding sequence ATGAAGAAATTTACCACCAAGTCACTGGAAGAAGAACTGTCCGCCAAGCTGATGCTGCACTTCGGCAAGACGGCGGAGGAGGCGCTCCCCGGCGAGATGATGCGGGCCTGTGCCCTGACGCTGCGGGATGTAATGGCACTGCGGGAGGTCGAGACCCGCAGAAAGACCCGCAAGGAACAGAAAAAGCAGGTCCACTACCTGTCTTTGGAATTCCTCATGGGCCGCAGCCTGATGAAGAACGCCTACAACCTGGGGATCCTGCCTCAGCTGCGGCAGGCGCTGGAGAACATGGGCTTTAAAGCGGCAGATATCTTTGAGATCGAGCCCGACGCGGCGCTGGGCAACGGCGGCTTGGGCCGTCTGGCCGCCTGCTACCTGGACTCCATGACCACCCTGGAGATCCCGGCTACCGGCTATTCCATCTGCTATGAGCTGGGCATCTTCAAGCAGAAGATCGTGGAGGGCCAGCAGGTGGAGCTGCCGGACAACTGGAAGGACCTGGGCGCCGCCTGGCTGCTGCCCAAGCCTGCTGAGGCCCAGGAGGTCCGCTTTGGCGGCAAGGTCCGGGAATTCTGGGACAACGGCCATCTGCACATTATCCATGAGGATGCCACCGTGGTCCAGGCGGTCCCCTGCGACATGGAGATCGCCGGCTACGGCACGGAGCACGTCAATGTCCTGCGGCTGTGGGACGCCCGGTCCACCAAGCCGGTGGATATGTCCCTGTTCTCCCGGGGCGAGTACCTCAAAGCCGCCGAAGAGGAGGCCATGGCGGAGACCATCGCCAAGGTCCTCTACCCGGAGGACAATCATCTGGAGGGCAAGTCCCTGCGGCTCAAGCAGCAGTACTTCTTCGTCTCCGCCACCATGCAGTCCATCGTGGCCAAGCACCTGGAGACCTGCGGCACCCTCCACAACTTCCATGAGAAGAATGTCATCCAGATCAACGACACCCACCCGGCCCTGGTGATCCCGGAGCTGATGCGGCTGTTCATCGACGACGCCGGCATGGACTGGGATGAGGCCTGGCGCATCACCACCCAGTCTGTGGCCTACACCAACCACACCGTTCTGGCGGAGGCCCTGGAGCGCTGGCCCCAGAACCTCTTCGAGCACTTCCTGCCCCGGATCTGGCAGATCACTCTGGAGATCTCCCGCCGCTGGCAGGAGAAGGTGGAGGACTTCTACCACGATCCCCGCAAGACGGAGAAAATGGCCATCGTCTGGGGCGGCGAGGTCCGCATGGCGAACCTGTGCATCGCCGGCGGAATGGCTGTCAACGGCGTCAGCGGCCTCCACTCCGAGATCCTGCGCAAGGATGTGTTCCGGGACGCCTGCGGTATGGAGCCCTGGAAGTTCCGCAACGTCACCAACGGCATCGACCACCGCCGCTGGCTCAGTGAGATCAATCCCCGGCTGGACAGCCTCATCAAGGAGCTGACCGGCGGAGACGAGTACCTTCTGCACCCCCAGGCGTTGAAGAAGCTGGACGCCTTTGCCGACGACCGGACCGTTCTGGATCGGCTGGCCGAGATCAAGCTGGCCAACAAACGGGATTTCGCCGCCCATGCCAAAAAGACCCGGGGCGTGATCCTGAATCCGGACGCCATCTTCGACGTGCAGGTCAAGCGCCTGCACGAATACAAGCGGCAGCTTTTGAATGTGCTGCACATCATCGCGCTGTATCAGCGGCTGCAGGATGATCCCAATGCCATCACCCAGCCTCACACCTTCCTCTTCGGGGCCAAGGCGGCCCCGGGCTACGCCGTGGCCAAGCGGATCATCCACCTCATCAACTCCCTGGCCGACCAGATCGACCACGATCCCATCTGCAAGGACAAATTGCAGGTGGTGTTCCTGGAGAACTACCGGGTCTCCCTGGCGGAACAGCTGATGCCCGCCAGCGAGGTCTCCCAGCAGATCTCCACCGCCGGCAAGGAGGCCAGCGGCACCGGCAACATGAAGTTCATGATGAACGGCGCCCTGACCATCGGCACCCTGGACGGCGCCAACGTGGAGATGCACCAGCTGCTGGGCGACGAGAACATGTTCCTCTTCGGCCTGCACTCCGACGAGGTGGAGCAGATGAAGCGGGAGGGCTATGTGCCCCAGCGGATCTACAACCGCTCCCCGGTGCTCAGCCGCTGCCTGGATGCCCTGCGCAACGGCTTCCGGGACGGCGTGCGCTACGACGATCTGTACCAGCGGCTGCTCTTCGGCGCCGGCGGCAGCCCTGCCGACGAGTATCTGCTTCTGGCGGATTTCGACAGCTACTACCAGGCCTCCGACCGGGTGGTCCGGACCTATGCCGACCCCGTTCAGTGGAACCGCATGAGCCTGCACAACATCGCCCGCAGCGGCGTCTTTGCCGCCGACCGGGCTGTGGCGGAGTATGCGGACAACATCTGGCGGGTGCCCCACAGAAAATAA